A stretch of the Ornithodoros turicata isolate Travis chromosome 4, ASM3712646v1, whole genome shotgun sequence genome encodes the following:
- the LOC135392200 gene encoding transmembrane protein 11, mitochondrial-like isoform X1, giving the protein MAMEKSSEYVDIPEWVIIHELYEGENSHEAFESDLDRALEARPAAIIVEPRRLGEETARWIALGNCLHQTSVLSGLGSLAATLLLSPPAPNPASIHTLLIISTPLAAVGTLCAGLYSVSWATDPCIHYQVETDTQVLSRLPLSELANAHPLVLVRKDDKKKRAAHIVTTALAVGAVVWKLYRAVKEGVDVES; this is encoded by the exons ATGGCGATGGAAAAGAG CAGCGAGTATGTGGATATCCCAGAGTGGGTCATCATCCACGAACTGTACGAGGGCGAAAATTCTCACGAAGCCTTCGAATCGGACCTCGATCGTGCTCTGGAAGCACGGCCGGCAGCCATCATAGTAGAACCTCGTCGGCTCGGTGAAGAGACAGCCCGTTGGATCGCTCTAGGAAACTGTCTCCACCAGACTTCCGTCCTGTCTGGACTTGGCTCCCTGGCGGCCACTTTACTGCTCAGCCCACCCGCTCCAAATCCGGCCTCTATTCACACCTTGCTAATAATCTCCACTCCCCTGGCTGCAGTTGGAACTCTCTGTGCTGGACTGTACTCTGTATCGTGGGCCACAGACCCATGCATCCACTACCAAGTAGAGACGGACACCCAAGTGCTCTCACGACTGCCCTTGTCGGAGCTTGCAAACGCGCACCCATTGGTTCTTGTCCGTAAGGACGACAAGAAGAAGCGAGCGGCACACATTGTGACGACAGCTCTCGCCGTTGGAGCCGTCGTATGGAAGTTGTATCGAGCGGTGAAAGAAGGGGTGGACGTTGAAAGTTAG
- the LOC135392197 gene encoding dehydrogenase/reductase SDR family protein 7-like isoform X2 — MLQEFQERSWSHWLRLIVGGVFLPILFPYVVYKLYRLKSLRPDCLRDKVVLITGASSGLGEALAYKFHEAGCKVILASRRLEQLERVKRNIMSQTTTNNAPSILELDLADLKAIPAKAEEALGIHGRIDILINNGGISTRGDVLETDIQVHVKVMMVNYFGQVALTKAILPSMIDRKDGSIVAISSVQGKIGIPSRSAYSASKHATQAFYDCLLSEVSHSNVHVCVISPGYIRTNLSINALTGSGTTYGVMDETTANGMEPKEVADAVIEAVVNRRWDVILATLAPRLVIVLRVLFPWLYFIIMISRAKRLRQNSVRT; from the exons ATGCTTCAG GAATTTCAGGAAAGGTCATGGAGCCACTGGCTTCGGCTCATTGTAGGAGGTGTCTTCCTTCCCATACTCTTTCCATATGTCGTTTATAAGCTGTACAGGCTGAAATCTCTCAGGCCGGATTGTCTTCGTGACAAGGTCGTCCTCATTACTGGCGCAAGTTCGGGACTCGGTGAAG CCCTTGCTTACAAGTTTCATGAGGCAGGCTGCAAGGTTATATTGGCCTCAAGGAGACTGGAACAACTGGAAAGAGTGAAAAGGAATATCATGAGTCAG ACGACCACAAACAACGCACCGTCTATACTTGAACTGGATTTGGCGGATCTCAAAGCAATACCTGCCAAGGCAGAGGAAGCTCTGGGCATCCACGGACGCATCGACATCCTCATCAATAATGGAGGCATTAGCACTCGCGGTGACGTTCTCGAGACTGATATCCAAGTTCACGTCAAGGTCATGATGGTGAATTATTTTGGCCAAGTCGCTCTCACCAAAG CTATTCTTCCAAGCATGATTGACAGGAAGGACGGCAGTATCGTGGCCATCAGTAGCGTACAAGGAAAAATTGGTATTCCCTCACGTTCCGCTT ACAGCGCATCGAAGCACGCCACTCAGGCGTTTTACGACTGCCTTTTATCCGAAGTTTCCCACTCCAATGTCCATGTGTGCGTCATATCACCTGGCTACATCAGAACAAATTTGTCTATCAATGCACTCACAGGCAGTGGCACCACCTATGGGG TTATGGATGAGACAACTGCCAATGGAATGGAACCGAAGGAGGTTGCAGATGCCGTCATCGAGGCCGTAGTTAATCGAAGATGGGACGTCATTCTGGCAACCTTGGCACCACGACTGGTCATTGTGTTACGTGTCCTTTTTCCTTGGCTCTATTTTATAATTATGATTAGCAGGGCAAAGAGGTTACGCCAAAATTCTGTTCGGACGTGA
- the LOC135392197 gene encoding dehydrogenase/reductase SDR family protein 7-like isoform X3, with amino-acid sequence MAEFQERSWSHWLRLIVGGVFLPILFPYVVYKLYRLKSLRPDCLRDKVVLITGASSGLGEALAYKFHEAGCKVILASRRLEQLERVKRNIMSQTTTNNAPSILELDLADLKAIPAKAEEALGIHGRIDILINNGGISTRGDVLETDIQVHVKVMMVNYFGQVALTKAILPSMIDRKDGSIVAISSVQGKIGIPSRSAYSASKHATQAFYDCLLSEVSHSNVHVCVISPGYIRTNLSINALTGSGTTYGVMDETTANGMEPKEVADAVIEAVVNRRWDVILATLAPRLVIVLRVLFPWLYFIIMISRAKRLRQNSVRT; translated from the exons GAATTTCAGGAAAGGTCATGGAGCCACTGGCTTCGGCTCATTGTAGGAGGTGTCTTCCTTCCCATACTCTTTCCATATGTCGTTTATAAGCTGTACAGGCTGAAATCTCTCAGGCCGGATTGTCTTCGTGACAAGGTCGTCCTCATTACTGGCGCAAGTTCGGGACTCGGTGAAG CCCTTGCTTACAAGTTTCATGAGGCAGGCTGCAAGGTTATATTGGCCTCAAGGAGACTGGAACAACTGGAAAGAGTGAAAAGGAATATCATGAGTCAG ACGACCACAAACAACGCACCGTCTATACTTGAACTGGATTTGGCGGATCTCAAAGCAATACCTGCCAAGGCAGAGGAAGCTCTGGGCATCCACGGACGCATCGACATCCTCATCAATAATGGAGGCATTAGCACTCGCGGTGACGTTCTCGAGACTGATATCCAAGTTCACGTCAAGGTCATGATGGTGAATTATTTTGGCCAAGTCGCTCTCACCAAAG CTATTCTTCCAAGCATGATTGACAGGAAGGACGGCAGTATCGTGGCCATCAGTAGCGTACAAGGAAAAATTGGTATTCCCTCACGTTCCGCTT ACAGCGCATCGAAGCACGCCACTCAGGCGTTTTACGACTGCCTTTTATCCGAAGTTTCCCACTCCAATGTCCATGTGTGCGTCATATCACCTGGCTACATCAGAACAAATTTGTCTATCAATGCACTCACAGGCAGTGGCACCACCTATGGGG TTATGGATGAGACAACTGCCAATGGAATGGAACCGAAGGAGGTTGCAGATGCCGTCATCGAGGCCGTAGTTAATCGAAGATGGGACGTCATTCTGGCAACCTTGGCACCACGACTGGTCATTGTGTTACGTGTCCTTTTTCCTTGGCTCTATTTTATAATTATGATTAGCAGGGCAAAGAGGTTACGCCAAAATTCTGTTCGGACGTGA
- the LOC135392197 gene encoding dehydrogenase/reductase SDR family protein 7-like isoform X4 codes for MEFQERSWSHWLRLIVGGVFLPILFPYVVYKLYRLKSLRPDCLRDKVVLITGASSGLGEALAYKFHEAGCKVILASRRLEQLERVKRNIMSQTTTNNAPSILELDLADLKAIPAKAEEALGIHGRIDILINNGGISTRGDVLETDIQVHVKVMMVNYFGQVALTKAILPSMIDRKDGSIVAISSVQGKIGIPSRSAYSASKHATQAFYDCLLSEVSHSNVHVCVISPGYIRTNLSINALTGSGTTYGVMDETTANGMEPKEVADAVIEAVVNRRWDVILATLAPRLVIVLRVLFPWLYFIIMISRAKRLRQNSVRT; via the exons GAATTTCAGGAAAGGTCATGGAGCCACTGGCTTCGGCTCATTGTAGGAGGTGTCTTCCTTCCCATACTCTTTCCATATGTCGTTTATAAGCTGTACAGGCTGAAATCTCTCAGGCCGGATTGTCTTCGTGACAAGGTCGTCCTCATTACTGGCGCAAGTTCGGGACTCGGTGAAG CCCTTGCTTACAAGTTTCATGAGGCAGGCTGCAAGGTTATATTGGCCTCAAGGAGACTGGAACAACTGGAAAGAGTGAAAAGGAATATCATGAGTCAG ACGACCACAAACAACGCACCGTCTATACTTGAACTGGATTTGGCGGATCTCAAAGCAATACCTGCCAAGGCAGAGGAAGCTCTGGGCATCCACGGACGCATCGACATCCTCATCAATAATGGAGGCATTAGCACTCGCGGTGACGTTCTCGAGACTGATATCCAAGTTCACGTCAAGGTCATGATGGTGAATTATTTTGGCCAAGTCGCTCTCACCAAAG CTATTCTTCCAAGCATGATTGACAGGAAGGACGGCAGTATCGTGGCCATCAGTAGCGTACAAGGAAAAATTGGTATTCCCTCACGTTCCGCTT ACAGCGCATCGAAGCACGCCACTCAGGCGTTTTACGACTGCCTTTTATCCGAAGTTTCCCACTCCAATGTCCATGTGTGCGTCATATCACCTGGCTACATCAGAACAAATTTGTCTATCAATGCACTCACAGGCAGTGGCACCACCTATGGGG TTATGGATGAGACAACTGCCAATGGAATGGAACCGAAGGAGGTTGCAGATGCCGTCATCGAGGCCGTAGTTAATCGAAGATGGGACGTCATTCTGGCAACCTTGGCACCACGACTGGTCATTGTGTTACGTGTCCTTTTTCCTTGGCTCTATTTTATAATTATGATTAGCAGGGCAAAGAGGTTACGCCAAAATTCTGTTCGGACGTGA
- the LOC135392201 gene encoding active regulator of SIRT1-like produces MSASLLKRALNLFDDLEKVKECQKSKKKARHTVDTNRWGIKKRKEQQFKQRTSRRKVVANEEKRTRAIIEELRREKATDKTEDNIKMFKKLSNGCQKIDIAQLHTRMHGSSSRGSEAEKSTVFTDEDFRRFEEEYHIS; encoded by the exons ATGTCTGCTTCTCTACTAAAGCGTGCTCTGAATTTATTCGACGACTTAGAAAAAG taaaaGAGTGTCAAAAATCGAAGAAGAAAGCCAGACACACGGTAGATACAAACCGATGGGGCATCAAGAAGCGGAAAGAACAGCAATTTAAGCAACGTACGAGTCGCAGAAAGGTTGTAGCAAACGAAGAAAAGCGAACTAGAGCCATCATTG aggAGCTCAGACGAGAGAAGGCCACCGACAAGACCGAAGACAACATTAAAATGTTCAAAAAATTGTCTAATGGTTGCCAAAAAATTGATATT GCCCAACTGCATACAAGGATGCACGGATCGAGTAGCCGAGGGAGTGAAGCAGAAAAATCGACAGTTTTCACGGACGAGGATTTCCGTCGCTTCGAGGAAGAATACCACATTTCTTAA
- the LOC135392200 gene encoding transmembrane protein 11, mitochondrial-like isoform X3 — translation MAMEKSEYVDIPEWVIIHELYEGENSHEAFESDLDRALEARPAAIIVEPRRLGEETARWIALGNCLHQTSVLSGLGSLAATLLLSPPAPNPASIHTLLIISTPLAAVGTLCAGLYSVSWATDPCIHYQVETDTQVLSRLPLSELANAHPLVLVRKDDKKKRAAHIVTTALAVGAVVWKLYRAVKEGVDVES, via the exons ATGGCGATGGAAAAGAG CGAGTATGTGGATATCCCAGAGTGGGTCATCATCCACGAACTGTACGAGGGCGAAAATTCTCACGAAGCCTTCGAATCGGACCTCGATCGTGCTCTGGAAGCACGGCCGGCAGCCATCATAGTAGAACCTCGTCGGCTCGGTGAAGAGACAGCCCGTTGGATCGCTCTAGGAAACTGTCTCCACCAGACTTCCGTCCTGTCTGGACTTGGCTCCCTGGCGGCCACTTTACTGCTCAGCCCACCCGCTCCAAATCCGGCCTCTATTCACACCTTGCTAATAATCTCCACTCCCCTGGCTGCAGTTGGAACTCTCTGTGCTGGACTGTACTCTGTATCGTGGGCCACAGACCCATGCATCCACTACCAAGTAGAGACGGACACCCAAGTGCTCTCACGACTGCCCTTGTCGGAGCTTGCAAACGCGCACCCATTGGTTCTTGTCCGTAAGGACGACAAGAAGAAGCGAGCGGCACACATTGTGACGACAGCTCTCGCCGTTGGAGCCGTCGTATGGAAGTTGTATCGAGCGGTGAAAGAAGGGGTGGACGTTGAAAGTTAG
- the LOC135392199 gene encoding THUMP domain-containing protein 1-like has translation MGKKDHQAGKKHKKNFYKNYDGKNKGRKVEPDMKGFLVTFDKKEYDAARDCFSILNEYAEKLWGPEEGTEEGSDVEQDLEEELKALKDKSRKRFQKLKTDVPGNFFMKTTVQDPALLVTTILEDIKRTQQQKSRYILRLLPILATCKAHVDNIKKATEAVLSKYSDCPDDGTRYLIVHRVRHNDQVKNAPLTSEMISVVKEVKPNWVPDLREPQLVLMIDVLHKIGCISLLKGYFDYKKYNIHQLSRLEEEKKRENRKRENNEEEEGQRKRNKQDEGCQV, from the exons ATGGGCAAGAAAGACCACCAAGCTGGAAAGAAGCACAAAAAGAACTTTTACAAGAATTATGACGGCAAGAACAAAGGCAGGAAGGTTGAACCGGACATGAAAGGATTTCTGGTTACCTTTGACAAGAAAGAATATGACGCCGCTCGGGATTGCTTTAGCATTCTCAACGAGTACGCAGAAAAGTTATGGGGACCTGAG GAAGGCACCGAGGAAGGCAGCGATGTTGAACAAGACCTGGAAGAAGAGTTGAAAGCTCTAAAAGACAAAAGCAGAAAGAGGTTTCAGAAATTAAAAACTGACGTACCTGGCAATTTCTTTATGAAGACGACG GTCCAAGACCCTGCTCTCCTTGTCACCACAATACTTGAGGACATCAAAAGGACTCAGCAACAGAAAAGCCGATACATCTTGAGACTCCTGCCAATTCTGGCAACGTGTAAGGCGCATGTGGACAACATCAAGAAAGCGACAGAAGCTGTACTGTCCAAGTACTCCGACTGTCCTGATGATGGGACACGTTACTTGATTGTACATAGGGTACGTCACAATGACCAAGTGAAGAATGCCCCCCTCACTAGCGAGATGATCAGTGTGGTGAAGGAGGTGAAACCCAATTGGGTGCCTGATCTCAGAGAACCGCAACTGGTCCTCATGATAGACGTGCTGCACAAAATTGGCTGTATTTCCCTGTTGAAGGGTTATTTTGATTATAAAAAATACAACATCCATCAACTGTCGAGGTtggaggaggaaaaaaaaagagaaaaccgAAAGAGAGAAAATAATGAAGAGGAAGAAGGTCAGAGGAAGAGGAATAAACAGGATGAGGGTTGCCAAGTTTAA
- the LOC135392200 gene encoding transmembrane protein 11, mitochondrial-like isoform X2 yields MHPTKCSEYVDIPEWVIIHELYEGENSHEAFESDLDRALEARPAAIIVEPRRLGEETARWIALGNCLHQTSVLSGLGSLAATLLLSPPAPNPASIHTLLIISTPLAAVGTLCAGLYSVSWATDPCIHYQVETDTQVLSRLPLSELANAHPLVLVRKDDKKKRAAHIVTTALAVGAVVWKLYRAVKEGVDVES; encoded by the exons ATGCATCCCACGAAGTG CAGCGAGTATGTGGATATCCCAGAGTGGGTCATCATCCACGAACTGTACGAGGGCGAAAATTCTCACGAAGCCTTCGAATCGGACCTCGATCGTGCTCTGGAAGCACGGCCGGCAGCCATCATAGTAGAACCTCGTCGGCTCGGTGAAGAGACAGCCCGTTGGATCGCTCTAGGAAACTGTCTCCACCAGACTTCCGTCCTGTCTGGACTTGGCTCCCTGGCGGCCACTTTACTGCTCAGCCCACCCGCTCCAAATCCGGCCTCTATTCACACCTTGCTAATAATCTCCACTCCCCTGGCTGCAGTTGGAACTCTCTGTGCTGGACTGTACTCTGTATCGTGGGCCACAGACCCATGCATCCACTACCAAGTAGAGACGGACACCCAAGTGCTCTCACGACTGCCCTTGTCGGAGCTTGCAAACGCGCACCCATTGGTTCTTGTCCGTAAGGACGACAAGAAGAAGCGAGCGGCACACATTGTGACGACAGCTCTCGCCGTTGGAGCCGTCGTATGGAAGTTGTATCGAGCGGTGAAAGAAGGGGTGGACGTTGAAAGTTAG
- the LOC135392195 gene encoding COP9 signalosome complex subunit 3-like, translating to MTTPLEQFVVNVQNLSSSGNFTQLHTFVSKSSEVLLRNASHLEDVLATLDLQKHSLGVLAILCVKFSFSTPADYEALYAQVQEFITSCNGEQVRFATDMFAELCHLLAQSLVERQQPMRGIYLLTRAISKIQLFPSQLTSIHADLCQLCLLAKCLKPALQFLDIDITDISRENDHYDAKHFLLYFYYGGMIYTALKNYERALYFFEVAITTTSMAVSHIMMEAYKKYILVSLILYGKVPSLPKYTSQVVSRFIKPLSQPYLDLAAAYTSNNPDQVRAILSKHAETYSRDNNTGLAKQCLAALYKKNIQRLTKTFLTLSLADMANRVQLSGPTEAERYIFNMIEEEDIFASINQKDGMVVFLDNPEKYNTPHMFKRLEEEMRKFIQLNEKLKQMDQEIAVDPKYIQKCSGQQEDDQPGSTKIPSYSI from the exons ATGACAACACCACTAGAACAGTTTGTGGTGAACGTGCAAAATTTATCTTCAAGCG GCAATTTTACGCAGCTACACACGTTTGTAAGTAAGAGCAGCGAGGTTCTTCTCCGCAATGCTTCCCATCTGGAAGACGTACTCGCAACATTGGACCTCCAAAAGCATTCGTTGGGTGTCTTGGCTATTCT TTGCGTCAAGTTCAGTTTTTCTACACCAGCGGACTATGAAGCATTGTATGCTCAAGTGCAGGAGTTCATCACCAGTTGCAATGGTGAACAGGTTCGCTTTGCGACTGATATGT TCGCGGAATTGTGTCACTTGCTGGCACAAAGCCTTGTGGAGAGGCAACAG CCAATGCGCGGTATTTATTTGCTGACTCGTGCCATCTCAAAGATTCAGCTGTTCCCATCTCAACTGACATCGATTCACGCCGACTTGTGCCAG TTGTGCCTTTTGGCAAAATGTCTCAAGCCTGCATTGCAGTTCCTCGATATTGACATCACAGACATCAGTAGGGAG AACGATCATTACGACGCAAAACACTTCCTCTTGTATTTCTACTATGGTGGAATGATCTATACGGCACTCAAGAATTATGAAAGGGCACTCTACTTCTTTGAAGTG GCGATCACAACCACGAGCATGGCCGTCAGCCACATCATGATGGAGGCTTACAAAAAGTACATCTTGGTCTCCCTCATCCTCTATGGAAAA GTTCCTAGCTTACCGAAATACACTTCACAAGTTGTGAGCCGTTTCATCAAG CCACTAAGCCAACCGTATCTGGATTTGGCTGCAGCTTACACTTCCAACAATCCGGATCAAGTCAGGGCCATTCTGAGCAAGCACGCAGAAACTTACAGTAGG GATAATAATACGGGCCTCGCGAAACAATGTTTGGCAGCTCTTTACAAGAAGAACATTCAGAGGCTTACGAAG ACATTCCTGACATTGTCCTTAGCAGACATGGCAAACAGAGTGCAGCTTTCTGGCCCCACGGAAGCGGAGAGATATATCTTCAACATG ATCGAAGAGGAAGACATATTTGCATCCATCAACCAGAAGGATGGCATGGTAGTGTTTCTGGACAACCCGGAGAAATACAACACTCCGCACATGTTCAAGAGACTCGAAGAAGAg ATGCGCAAGTTTATACAGTTGAATGAAAAGCTCAAACAGATGGATCAGGAAATTGCGGTCGACCCAAAATATATCCAGAAG TGTTCGGGCCAACAAGAGGATGATCAGCCTGGAAGCACCAAAATTCCCTCCTACTCCATATGA
- the LOC135392196 gene encoding soluble calcium-activated nucleotidase 1-like isoform X1 — protein sequence MSALLPLTSDKSNMQEWIRMPTTYRMGNSTLRCQAHFVIAVALLGLVSLLAIYALLPWGKYSVTNVHEHSHQHILEEYFPYNDTYPLTKPIIYGRKVRYKIGVIADLDTDSKSKEETDTWISYLKIGYLIIDRSSSQVEMEWEEEMRTLKGHFAMAGRGMELSELVVFNGKLYAMDDRTGVVYEIQKEKVVPWLMLVDGSGEATKGFKSEWATVRDGELYVGGLGKEWTDKEGNVINHDPQWIKVVTPGGRVQHRDWQDNYRKLCDWTNYGPPGIRGDSCGILFHFLLFPGYMIHEAVAWSHRFKQWFFLPRRASKQPYNDVDDEERGTNLLLRMDPGFHSVQLSTVGPLNRTHGFSSFKFVPLLMDSLIVALKSEEHRGRTATYITVFRVEDGNVLYPETKIGDHKFEGIEFI from the exons ATGAGTGCACTTTTACCTCTCACATCGGACAAGAGCAACATGCAAGAATGGATACGCATGCCAACGACGTACAGAATGGGCAACTCTACGCTACGATGTCAAGCCCACTTTGTTATAGCTGTGGCATTACTAGGACTGGTATCTTTATTAGCAATTTACGCGCTTTTACCGTGGGGCAAATACAGTGTGACGAACGTCCACGAACACAGCCATCAGCACATCCTCGAAGAATATTTCCCCTACAATGACACGTACCCATTGACGAAGCCAATTATTTACGGACGTAAAGTGAGGTACAAGATTGGTGTAATCGCTGATCTGGACACGGACTCGAAAAGCAAAGAGGAGACAGACACGTGGATTAGTTACTTGAAGATTGGTTATTTGATCATCGATAGATCTTCTAGTCAAGTTGAAATGGAATGGGAAGAAGAGATGAGGACGCTAAAAGGACACTTTGCCATGGCTGGTCGTGGCATGGAGTTGTCGGAGCTGGTGGTTTTCAATGGGAAATTGTACGCAATGGATGATCGGACAGGGGTTGTGTATGAGATTCAGAAGGAAAAAGTTGTACCGTGGCTCATGTTGGTTGACGGCAGCGGAGAAGCCACCAAAG GTTTTAAAAGCGAATGGGCTACAGTTCGAGACGGGGAGCTCTACGTTGGTGGGCTCGGAAAGGAGTGGACAGACAAAGAGGGCAACGTCATCAATCACGACCCGCAGTGGATCAAGGTTGTGACGCCTGGAGGTCGTGTCCAACACCGTGACTGGCAGGACAACTACCGCAAGCTCTGCGATTGGACAAACTATGGCCCCCCTGGTATACGAGGAGACTCTTGTGGAATTTTATTTCACTTTCTTCTCTTTCCAGGTTATATGATCCACGAAGCGGTTGCCTGGAGCCATCGCTTCAAACAATGGTTTTTCCTTCCTCGACGAGCCAGCAAGCAGCCATACAATGATGTGGACGACGAAGAACGCGGGACCAACCTTCTGCTCCGGATGGACCCGGGATTCCATAGCGTTCAGCTGTCCACTGTGGGACCCCTGAACCGTACACACGGGTTTTCCTCCTTCAAGTTTGTCCCATTACTGATGGACTCGTTGATCGTCGCACTCAAGTCTGAGGAACACAGAGGAAGGACTGCCACTTACATCACTGTGTTCCGAGTGGAAGACGGAAATGTCCTTTATCCGGAGACCAAGATTGGGGACCACAAGTTTGAAGGGATAGAGTTTATTTAA
- the LOC135392196 gene encoding soluble calcium-activated nucleotidase 1-like isoform X2, with product MSALLPLTSDKSNMQEWIRMPTTYRMGNSTLRCQAHFVIAVALLGLVSLLAIYALLPWGKYSVTNVHEHSHQHILEEYFPYNDTYPLTKPIIYGRKVRYKIGVIADLDTDSKSKEETDTWISYLKIGYLIIDRSSSQVEMEWEEEMRTLKGHFAMAGRGMELSELVVFNGKLYAMDDRTGVVYEIQKEKVVPWLMLVDGSGEATKGFKSEWATVRDGELYVGGLGKEWTDKEGNVINHDPQWIKVVTPGGRVQHRDWQDNYRKLCDWTNYGPPGYMIHEAVAWSHRFKQWFFLPRRASKQPYNDVDDEERGTNLLLRMDPGFHSVQLSTVGPLNRTHGFSSFKFVPLLMDSLIVALKSEEHRGRTATYITVFRVEDGNVLYPETKIGDHKFEGIEFI from the exons ATGAGTGCACTTTTACCTCTCACATCGGACAAGAGCAACATGCAAGAATGGATACGCATGCCAACGACGTACAGAATGGGCAACTCTACGCTACGATGTCAAGCCCACTTTGTTATAGCTGTGGCATTACTAGGACTGGTATCTTTATTAGCAATTTACGCGCTTTTACCGTGGGGCAAATACAGTGTGACGAACGTCCACGAACACAGCCATCAGCACATCCTCGAAGAATATTTCCCCTACAATGACACGTACCCATTGACGAAGCCAATTATTTACGGACGTAAAGTGAGGTACAAGATTGGTGTAATCGCTGATCTGGACACGGACTCGAAAAGCAAAGAGGAGACAGACACGTGGATTAGTTACTTGAAGATTGGTTATTTGATCATCGATAGATCTTCTAGTCAAGTTGAAATGGAATGGGAAGAAGAGATGAGGACGCTAAAAGGACACTTTGCCATGGCTGGTCGTGGCATGGAGTTGTCGGAGCTGGTGGTTTTCAATGGGAAATTGTACGCAATGGATGATCGGACAGGGGTTGTGTATGAGATTCAGAAGGAAAAAGTTGTACCGTGGCTCATGTTGGTTGACGGCAGCGGAGAAGCCACCAAAG GTTTTAAAAGCGAATGGGCTACAGTTCGAGACGGGGAGCTCTACGTTGGTGGGCTCGGAAAGGAGTGGACAGACAAAGAGGGCAACGTCATCAATCACGACCCGCAGTGGATCAAGGTTGTGACGCCTGGAGGTCGTGTCCAACACCGTGACTGGCAGGACAACTACCGCAAGCTCTGCGATTGGACAAACTATGGCCCCCCTG GTTATATGATCCACGAAGCGGTTGCCTGGAGCCATCGCTTCAAACAATGGTTTTTCCTTCCTCGACGAGCCAGCAAGCAGCCATACAATGATGTGGACGACGAAGAACGCGGGACCAACCTTCTGCTCCGGATGGACCCGGGATTCCATAGCGTTCAGCTGTCCACTGTGGGACCCCTGAACCGTACACACGGGTTTTCCTCCTTCAAGTTTGTCCCATTACTGATGGACTCGTTGATCGTCGCACTCAAGTCTGAGGAACACAGAGGAAGGACTGCCACTTACATCACTGTGTTCCGAGTGGAAGACGGAAATGTCCTTTATCCGGAGACCAAGATTGGGGACCACAAGTTTGAAGGGATAGAGTTTATTTAA